The following are encoded together in the Salvia hispanica cultivar TCC Black 2014 chromosome 6, UniMelb_Shisp_WGS_1.0, whole genome shotgun sequence genome:
- the LOC125196946 gene encoding receptor-like protein EIX1 isoform X1, whose translation MMTLIGLCTQTFQLDNLNLAWCKVGPFFPKWLQTQSNLGYLNLNGTNITDEVPRWLWSTSPSLQYLFLSYNQISGTVPNLLTTSIRYMDLSNNQFRGPIPLFPVNASHIQLNGNMFSGSISSLCKTPHDYLEYFDLSNNQLAGEVPNCWDKMPSLRYLNLANNSFLGEIPPSFGNLKELLALLLHGNGFSGVLPHNLRQCQELRIIDIGRNKLTGEIPTWIGKLYQMQFLNFRGNKLHGSIPPEICNLTIIQVLDLSINVLSSIIPNCFNNFTLLASESISDTFAYVVTLGTRFGGYETWEYEYSSFQWKGLCGDPLPMCPEDSLKPSTTNSRDNMNDNDGNIFSFMQEVGISMGFGFIFGFWGVIGSFILKKSWRIVFFSFLDGAGDWFYVRIAEFVSKWRRS comes from the exons ATGATGACTCTAATTGGTTTATGCACCCAAACTTTTCAGTtggataatttaaatttagccTGGTGCAAAGTGGGcccattttttccaaaatggcTCCAAACTCAGTCAAATTTGGGCTACCTTAATCTCAATGGCACCAATATAACAGATGAAGTCCCACGGTGGTTGTGGAGTACGTCTCCTTCATTACAATACTTATTTCTCTCGTACAATCAAATAAGTGGTACAGTTCCGAATCTCTTAACCACCTCCATTAGGTATATGGATCTCAGTAACAATCAATTCCGGGGTCCTATACCATTATTTCCTGTCAATGCTTCGCATATTCAGCTGAATGGAAATATGTTCTCGggttcaatttcatctctttgcAAAACTCCCCATGATTATCTCGAATACTTTGACCTATCAAATAATCAGTTGGCGGGAGAGGTTCCCAACTGTTGGGATAAAATGCCAAGCTTGAGATACCTCAATTTGGCTAACAACAGTTTTTTGGGTGAAATTCCTCCCTCTTTCGGCAACTTAAAAGAATTACTTGCACTCCTGTTGCATGGTAATGGCTTTTCCGGTGTGTTGCCTCACAATTTGCGACAATGCCAAGAACTGAGAATCATTGATATTGGAAGAAACAAGTTAACAGGAGAGATCCCCACTTGGATTGGCAAGCTTTATCAAATGCAATTTCTAAACTTTCGTGGAAATAAATTGCATGGTAGTATTCCTCCCGAGATATGCAATCTTACTATTATTCAGGTTCTGGATTTGTCAATAAACGTTCTGTCTTCGATAATACCTAATTGCTTCAACAATTTCACTCTCTTGGCAAGTGAGAGTATCAGTGACACATTTGCTTATGTAGTTACTTTAGGTACACGGTTTGGAGGCTACGAAACATGGGAGTATGAATATTCATCATTTCAATGGAAAG GACTATGCGGCGACCCTCTACCAATGTGCCCCGAAGATAGCTTGAAGCCATCCACCACTAATTCGAGGGACAACATGAATGATAACGATGGAAACATCTTCTCATTTATGCAAGAAGTTGGGATATCAATGGGCTTTGGTTTTATCTTTGGATTTTGGGGAGTCATTGGTTCATTCATCCTGAAGAAATCATGGAGAATTGTATTCTTCAGTTTTTTGGATGGTGCTGGAGATTGGTTCTATGTCAGGATTGCTGAGTTTGTATCCAAATGGAGACGAAGCTGA
- the LOC125193811 gene encoding receptor-like protein EIX2: protein MISDQGIAIKFVLVILLYVFVSGDEEVRCIERERDALLSFKNGLIDAEFDDLSSWQNNECCAWNGVECSNATGHVIALKVNGVVVKDSGKMAYSLLELHHLKYLDLSVNDFGCIPIPESIGSMKQLQHLTIEESNLCGSVPPQLGNLTNLRILDLSHNFLSSISSFTLGSVLESLEVLKLSYNKLNGSIPDLKAFPSLKELHLGKNNFTGSIPLSIGHLSKLQLLYLSFNSLEGLVPLSIGQLSELQDLDLSYNSLAGVISESHFIKLIKLKSLDLSFNPLLILEIAPDWSPPFCCLSSLYLTRCNVGPYFPKWIRSQTNLSILDLRDAKIRDEVPRWLWSTSNLLKSLYLSDNLISGTIPNLSSTSILSMDVSYNQFSGPIPLFPANATDILLSGNMFSGSISSICQTIHGHLEYIDLSNNLLAGDVPNCWKNIPNLHSLNLANNSFSGEIPASLGTLHNLGALQMHGNELCGELPYTLRLCQALQMIDVGGNKLTGEIPTWIGQLYKLQILNLRGNKLHGEIPLQICNLTSIKVLDMSINNLSSIIPDCFNSFTVLASKDSTFFDLFLFDPIYIINEKKHNGYSSFQWKGKESEFWDNLALLKLIDFSSNRLTGNIPKSFCTLRGLISLNLSRNSLKGYIILDIGNMEVLDSLDLSHNQLYGKIPTSLAEIHNLGFLDLSNNNFSGKIPTSTQLQSFNVSSYAENDGLCGDPLPKCPGDSLRPSTPNPEENMNEKDGINFSFMQEVGISMAFGFIFGFWGVIGSFIWKKSWRIAFFNLLDAAGDWFYVRIVVFVSKWR, encoded by the coding sequence ATGATTTCGGATCAAGGAATAGCAATCAAATTCGTTCttgttattcttttatatGTGTTTGTTTCCGGAGATGAAGAAGTGAGATGCATAGAGAGGGAAAGAGATGCTCTTCTAAGCTTCAAGAATGGCCTAATCGATGCTGAGTTTGATGATCTCTCGTCGTGGCAAAACAACGAATGCTGCGCATGGAATGGTGTTGAGTGCAGCAACGCCACTGGCCACGTCATCGCCCTCAAAGTCAATGGTGTCGTAGTAAAAGATAGCGGTAAGATGGCCTATTCATTGCTTGAGTTGCATCATTTAAAGTATCTTGACCTCAGTGTGAATGATTTTGGATGTATTCCGATCCCGGAATCCATTGGTTCCATGAAACAATTACAACACTTAACTATTGAGGAATCTAACCTTTGTGGGAGTGTCCCTCCTCAGTTAGGGAACCTTACCAACCTACGCATACTTGATCTCTCACATAACTTTTTGAGTTCTATATCTTCTTTTACACTTGGTTCTGTATTGGAATCACTTGAAGTATTGAAGTTGTCTTATAATAAACTCAATGGATCGATTCCAGACCTAAAAGCATTTCCTTCACTGAAAGAATTGCACCTCGGAAAAAACAACTTTACAGGCTCTATTCCTCTGAGTATTGGCCACCTCTCAAAGCTTCAGCTTCTATATCTTtccttcaattctttggaagGTTTAGTTCCTCTAAGTATTGGCCAACTCTCCGAACTTCAAGATCTAGATCTTTCGTATAATTCATTGGCGGGTGTAATCTCTGAATCCCACTTCATCAAGCTTATTAAGTTAAAGTCATTAGATTTATCCTTTAATCCATTATTGATCTTGGAAATTGCCCCTGATTGGAGTCCTCCTTTTTGTTGTTTGAGTAGTTTATATTTAACTAGGTGCAATGTGGGCccatattttccaaaatggATCCGAAGTCAGACGAACTTGTCAATCCTTGATCTCCGTGATGCCAAAATAAGAGATGAAGTCCCAAGGTGGTTGTGGAGTACGTCTAATTTATTAAAGTCTTTATATCTATCCGACAATCTAATAAGTGGCACAATTCCGAATCTCTCGTCTACCTCTATCTTGTCTATGGATGTTAGTTACAATCAATTCTCAGGACCTATACCATTATTTCCTGCCAACGCTACTGATATTCTGTTGAGTGGAAATATGTTCTCCGGTTCAATTTCATCCATTTGCCAAACTATCCACGGTCATCTTGAATACATTGACCTATCAAACAATCTGTTGGCGGGAGACGTTCCCAACTGCTGGAAGAATATACCCAACTTGCACTCCCTCAATTTGGCTAACAACAGTTTTTCTGGTGAAATTCCTGCCTCTCTGGGCACCTTACATAACCTTGGTGCACTACAAATGCATGGTAATGAGTTATGTGGTGAGTTGCCTTACACTTTGAGACTGTGCCAAGCATTGCAAATGATTGATGTTGGAGGGAACAAGTTAACAGGAGAGATCCCCACTTGGATTGGCCAACTGTATAAACTGCAAATTCTAAACCTTCGTGGAAATAAATTGCATGGCGAGATTCCTCTCCAAATATGCAATCTTACCAGTATTAAAGTCTTGGATATGTCGATAAACAATCTATCTTCAATAATACCTGATTGCTTCAACAGTTTTACTGTCTTGGCTAGTAAGGATTCCACATTTTTTGATCTTTTTCTGTTTGATCCAATATACATTATCAACGAAAAGAAGCACAATGGATATTCATCATTTCAATGGAAAGGTAAGGAATCTGAATTTTGGGATAATCTCGCACTTCTCAAACTCATTGATTTTTCTAGCAATAGATTGACCGGAAACATTCCCAAATCATTTTGCACTTTGAGAGGTTTAATATCCTTGAATCTATCAAGAAATAGTCTGAAAGGATATATAATTCTGGATATTGGTAATATGGAGGTGCTAGATTCTCTTGATTTATCTCATAACCAACTCTACGGCAAGATACCTACAAGTTTGGCCGAAATACACAATCTTGGCTTTCTTGATTTGtcaaacaacaatttttctggAAAAATTCCGACGAGTACTCAACTTCAGAGCTTCAATGTATCGTCTTATGCTGAGAATGATGGACTTTGTGGCGACCCTCTGCCAAAGTGTCCTGGAGATAGCTTGAGGCCATCCACCCCTAATCCGGAGGAAAACATGAATGAGAAAGACGGCATCAACTTCTCATTTATGCAAGAAGTTGGCATATCAATGGCCTTTGGTTTTATCTTTGGATTTTGGGGAGTTATTGGTTCATTCATATGGAAGAAATCATGGAGAATTGCATTCTTCAACTTGTTGGATGCTGCTGGAGATTGGTTCTACGTCAGGATTGTTGTGTTTGTATCCAAATGGAGATGA
- the LOC125196946 gene encoding receptor-like protein EIX2 isoform X2, translating into MISDKRTTIKIVVVVLLLCVFVSEDAEVRCIESEREALLSFKNGLIDEHGILSSWRSDECCEWHGVECSNTTGHVITLQLNSHYSAKLRGLCGDPLPMCPEDSLKPSTTNSRDNMNDNDGNIFSFMQEVGISMGFGFIFGFWGVIGSFILKKSWRIVFFSFLDGAGDWFYVRIAEFVSKWRRS; encoded by the exons ATGATTTCTGACAAAAGaacaacaatcaaaattgTAGTTGTTGTTCTTCTTTTATGTGTGTTTGTTTCAGAAGATGCAGAAGTGAGATGcattgagagtgagagagaagcTCTTCTAAGCTTCAAGAATGGCCTCATCGATGAGCATGGTATTCTTTCATCGTGGCGAAGCGACGAATGCTGCGAATGGCATGGTGTTGAGTGCAGCAACACCACTGGCCATGTCATCACCCTCCAACTTAATTCACATTATTCTGCAAAGTTGAGAG GACTATGCGGCGACCCTCTACCAATGTGCCCCGAAGATAGCTTGAAGCCATCCACCACTAATTCGAGGGACAACATGAATGATAACGATGGAAACATCTTCTCATTTATGCAAGAAGTTGGGATATCAATGGGCTTTGGTTTTATCTTTGGATTTTGGGGAGTCATTGGTTCATTCATCCTGAAGAAATCATGGAGAATTGTATTCTTCAGTTTTTTGGATGGTGCTGGAGATTGGTTCTATGTCAGGATTGCTGAGTTTGTATCCAAATGGAGACGAAGCTGA
- the LOC125195519 gene encoding uncharacterized protein LOC125195519 codes for MDSTPKTCIDQFTHPHHHPLTTTADYNQRFFCNGCRTTGIGQRFWCNACNLDLHGFCATCPRSLSSFMHPHPLTLLVPNPASSVHLVCDLCRETIHGLFYRCADCNFNVHPICTKLPERINHILDRIHLLILQSPPADGAGSTCAVCLHLCAGWRYACRACRVDIHLECVLGPAAGHQQHVHSRTGQQEIPMFNQKMGNIPIGQQGIPIFNQNMGIPFHAPPWRVAPFYGIPFHAQPQTFGGYGPRFNMYHGPYAYPLWPHNSQVGANNSHNWSRFGKTMFDLVTKLGMGVMSNMIFGVDIYGDARVRCIESEREALLSFKNGLIYNQGMLLSWRNNECCKWHGVECNNTTGHAITLQLYGMNYDGELQGEVHSFG; via the exons ATGGACTCCACACCCAAAACCTGTATAGATCAATTCACTCACCCTCACCACCATCCTCTAACAACCACAGCTGACTATAACCAACGATTCTTTTGCAATGGCTGCCGGACTACCGGAATCGGGCAGCGATTCTGGTGCAACGCCTGCAATTTAGACCTCCACGGCTTCTGCGCCACCTGCCCCCGGTCCCTCTCCTCCTTCATGCATCCCCACCCCCTCACCCTCCTCGTACCGAACCCGGCATCATCCGTGCACCTCGTCTGCGACCTCTGTCGCGAAACGATCCACGGCCTCTTCTACCGGTGCGCGGACTGCAATTTCAACGTGCACCCAATCTGCACGAAGCTGCCGGAGAGGATCAATCACATTCTTGACAGAATCCATCTTTTGATCCTCCAATCCCCGCCTGCAGACGGCGCAGGTAGCACCTGCGCCGTCTGCTTGCACCTATGCGCCGGGTGGCGCTACGCGTGCCGTGCCTGTAGGGTTGACATTCACCTGGAGTGTGTGTTGGGTCCCGCAGCCGGGCACCAACAACATGTCCATAGTAGGACTGGTCAACAGGAAATCCCCATGTTCAATCAGAAAATGGGGAATATTCCTATTGGTCAACAGGGAATCCCCATATTCAATCAGAACATGGGGATTCCTTTCCACGCCCCGCCATGGAGGGTTGCTCCGTTTTACGGGATTCCTTTCCATGCCCAGCCTCAGACGTTTGGCGGGTATGGGCCCAGGTTCAATATGTACCATGGTCCATATGCATATCCACTTTGGCCGCATAATTCGCAGGTGGGGGCAAATAATAGTCATAATTGGAGTCGATTCGGGAAGACGATGTTTGATCTAGTAACGAAGCTTGGAATGGGAGTGATGTCGAATATGATTTTTGGAGTGGATATATATG GAGATGCACGAGTGAGATGcattgagagtgagagagaagcTCTTCTTAGCTTCAAGAATGGCCTCATCTATAATCAGGGTATGCTCTTGTCGTGGCGAAACAACGAATGTTGCAAATGGCATGGTGTTGAGTGCAACAACACCACTGGCCATGCCATCACCCTCCAGCTCTATGGTATGAATTATGATGGTGAATTGCAAGGTGAGGTTCATTCTTTTGGTTGA